A stretch of the Helicoverpa zea isolate HzStark_Cry1AcR chromosome 15, ilHelZeax1.1, whole genome shotgun sequence genome encodes the following:
- the LOC124636785 gene encoding uncharacterized protein LOC124636785 isoform X1, which produces MKFIGIAIIVFLKILYIENRMLPINYVTIDPRYNEPTSVHVSSHSVEAVENPHEKVIGLRTPFDDRDGEDYLDYDRQNGDQPKKPCAIVVLSNMQNPNMQSLLRKYRYDAKGVLIPSSVKYFIKLPQGPTPVLVPLNDKAFSPLGGFVRYYKEVPPIPHAW; this is translated from the exons ATGAAGTTTATTGGGATCGCTATAatagtatttttgaaaattctcTACATTGAGAAT AGAATGCTGCCGATTAACTACGTGACCATCGATCCACGTTATAATGAGCCGACATCAGTGCACGTGAGCTCCCACTCCGTTGAGGCTGTCGAGAATCCACACGAGAAAGTGATTGGTCTGCGAACACCGTTTGATGATCGAGATGGCGAAGACTATTTAGACTACGATAGACAAAACGGTGACCAACCCAAGAAG CCGTGTGCCATCGTAGTACTGTCCAACATGCAGAACCCGAACATGCAATCACTGTTACGAAAATACAGATACGACGCAAAAG GTGTTTTGATTCCGAGCAGCGTAAAGTACTTCATCAAGTTGCCTCAAGGCCCGACGCCTGTTCTCGTGCCTTTGAACGACAAGGCCTTCTCGCCTTTAGGCGGATTTGTAAG GTACTACAAAGAAGTGCCTCCAATTCCTCATGCCtggtaa
- the LOC124636785 gene encoding uncharacterized protein LOC124636785 isoform X2: MLPINYVTIDPRYNEPTSVHVSSHSVEAVENPHEKVIGLRTPFDDRDGEDYLDYDRQNGDQPKKPCAIVVLSNMQNPNMQSLLRKYRYDAKGVLIPSSVKYFIKLPQGPTPVLVPLNDKAFSPLGGFVRYYKEVPPIPHAW; encoded by the exons ATGCTGCCGATTAACTACGTGACCATCGATCCACGTTATAATGAGCCGACATCAGTGCACGTGAGCTCCCACTCCGTTGAGGCTGTCGAGAATCCACACGAGAAAGTGATTGGTCTGCGAACACCGTTTGATGATCGAGATGGCGAAGACTATTTAGACTACGATAGACAAAACGGTGACCAACCCAAGAAG CCGTGTGCCATCGTAGTACTGTCCAACATGCAGAACCCGAACATGCAATCACTGTTACGAAAATACAGATACGACGCAAAAG GTGTTTTGATTCCGAGCAGCGTAAAGTACTTCATCAAGTTGCCTCAAGGCCCGACGCCTGTTCTCGTGCCTTTGAACGACAAGGCCTTCTCGCCTTTAGGCGGATTTGTAAG GTACTACAAAGAAGTGCCTCCAATTCCTCATGCCtggtaa